The following are from one region of the Candidatus Binataceae bacterium genome:
- a CDS encoding glycosyltransferase yields the protein MARIVMIAYTHYAVDARVKRHAQALADRGDSIDVICLTNQQDGNCNGVNVIGLRIPRYRGSSSISYILSYLWFFAAAAWKALLLAFQRRYDVAIVCSMPDAVVLCALPLKLLGTKVVLDVHDTMPELFQDKFPGWLGRTGAFLLKFEERFSALCADRIVAVHELHRRRLEATGIKRRKLVVVLNAPDRRIFQAETCATVPERRGAFVIVCHGTIARRLGVDLALNALALTGDRIPEARLLLIGSGDYLPEARRLIDQLNLRDRVELLQPMPLEQLPAVLRQASVGLIPNLASSATRLMLPVKLMEYAALNIPIVAARLETVEHYFGEDAIRFFEPNDAADLARALEEARSDESGNARRARNAGRILEDISWDRQRKNYLTTIDALCGSNVTLPIDLGVENRRQRLQHKSS from the coding sequence ATGGCTCGGATCGTGATGATCGCTTACACGCACTACGCGGTTGACGCCAGAGTTAAGCGGCATGCTCAAGCATTGGCCGATCGCGGAGATTCGATAGATGTAATCTGTCTGACCAATCAGCAAGACGGGAACTGCAACGGCGTTAATGTTATTGGATTGAGAATTCCCCGCTATCGCGGAAGCAGTTCAATATCTTACATACTTAGTTATCTGTGGTTCTTCGCCGCCGCAGCCTGGAAGGCGCTTCTCCTGGCCTTTCAGCGGCGCTATGACGTCGCGATAGTCTGTTCGATGCCAGATGCGGTAGTCTTGTGCGCTCTTCCGCTGAAACTCTTAGGCACAAAAGTCGTGCTCGATGTTCACGACACGATGCCCGAGTTGTTTCAGGATAAGTTTCCCGGCTGGTTGGGCCGTACGGGGGCTTTTCTATTGAAGTTCGAAGAGCGATTCAGTGCGTTGTGTGCCGACCGGATTGTCGCTGTGCACGAGTTGCATCGGCGCAGGCTAGAGGCGACGGGAATTAAGCGCAGGAAGTTAGTGGTGGTGCTCAATGCGCCGGATCGCCGGATCTTCCAAGCGGAGACCTGCGCAACAGTTCCCGAGCGGCGAGGCGCCTTTGTTATAGTCTGCCATGGCACTATTGCAAGGCGCCTTGGAGTCGATCTGGCGCTGAACGCGTTGGCGCTCACAGGTGATCGGATTCCGGAGGCTCGCTTACTTCTGATTGGATCGGGTGACTACCTACCGGAAGCAAGGCGGCTCATTGATCAGTTGAATTTGCGCGATCGCGTAGAGCTCTTGCAGCCGATGCCACTAGAACAGCTGCCAGCGGTGCTTCGGCAAGCATCAGTAGGTCTGATCCCAAATCTCGCAAGCAGCGCAACGCGTCTTATGCTCCCCGTTAAGCTCATGGAGTATGCGGCGCTGAATATTCCTATCGTGGCGGCTCGTCTTGAGACGGTCGAACACTATTTCGGAGAGGATGCCATCAGATTTTTTGAACCGAACGACGCCGCCGACCTGGCTCGTGCGCTGGAGGAAGCACGTTCGGACGAAAGTGGAAACGCCCGTCGGGCCAGGAACGCCGGCCGAATTCTGGAAGACATAAGTTGGGACCGGCAGAGGAAGAATTACCTCACAACTATTGACGCGCTGTGCGGTTCGAATGTGACGCTCCCTATTGATCTCGGAGTCGAGAACCGGCGACAGCGACTTCAACATAAGAGTTCTTAA
- a CDS encoding glycoside hydrolase family 15 protein, which produces MGKRIENYALIGNTRTAALVGRDGSIDWLCLPRFDSGACFAALLGDERNGRWLIEPTIELRETKRRYRGQTLVLESELRTQSGTAVLTDFMPVARQSGQVDIVRIIRGISGRVPMRMAITLRFDYGRTIPWLRRRDYGFSAIAGPNAVRLRCDLDLKGQDFETVAEFEVAEGQTVPMVLTWYPSNENDPDAIDPAAALEQTLEVWEGWSARCASQSNWRDPVMRSLLTLKALTYQPTGGIIAAPTTSLPEKLGGVRNWDYRYCWLRDSTMTLYALLISGYVEEAHAWREWLLRAIAGHPQDTQIMYALAGERDLPELELPWLAGYEASRPVRIGNAAHEQFQLDVFGEVLDSLYLGRKAGLEPNEDAWRLQAELTDFVASAWQQPDDGIWEVRGPRQHFTHSKLMAWVAVDRSIKMIERFRSSGEASKWKGLRDQIRDEICARGFDAERNSFVQHYGSRELDASLLMIPMVGFLPASDPRVAGTVKAIQEELVYDGLVMRYSSEKGIDGLPAGEGAFLACSFWLADNLALAHRGSEARAMFERLLDLRNDVGLLAEQYDPVDKRQLGNFPQAFTHVALVNTAHNLGLSDGPAKDRANC; this is translated from the coding sequence ATGGGCAAGCGAATCGAAAACTACGCGCTGATTGGGAATACCCGGACGGCCGCTCTCGTTGGGCGTGACGGCTCAATCGATTGGCTATGTCTTCCGCGCTTTGATTCTGGTGCGTGCTTTGCCGCCTTGCTCGGTGATGAGCGCAACGGGCGATGGCTGATTGAGCCGACGATCGAGTTGCGCGAGACCAAGCGCCGTTATCGCGGTCAGACGCTCGTGCTCGAGAGCGAGTTGCGGACCCAATCGGGGACCGCTGTACTGACCGACTTCATGCCCGTAGCGAGACAAAGTGGGCAGGTCGATATCGTTCGCATCATACGCGGGATCTCCGGCCGCGTGCCGATGCGAATGGCGATCACGCTGCGCTTCGATTACGGACGCACGATTCCCTGGCTTCGGCGGCGCGACTACGGCTTCAGCGCGATTGCCGGCCCAAATGCAGTGCGGCTCCGATGCGACCTCGATCTGAAGGGGCAGGACTTCGAGACGGTCGCTGAGTTCGAAGTCGCCGAAGGTCAAACCGTGCCGATGGTGCTGACCTGGTATCCGTCGAATGAAAACGACCCTGATGCGATAGATCCGGCCGCGGCATTAGAGCAGACGCTGGAAGTATGGGAGGGATGGTCAGCTCGTTGTGCCTCGCAATCAAACTGGCGCGATCCCGTCATGCGCTCGCTGCTCACTCTGAAAGCCCTGACCTATCAGCCTACGGGCGGGATCATTGCCGCACCGACGACTTCCTTGCCCGAAAAGCTCGGTGGCGTGCGCAACTGGGACTATAGATACTGTTGGCTGCGCGACTCGACGATGACGCTCTACGCTCTCTTGATTAGCGGATACGTCGAAGAGGCCCATGCGTGGCGCGAATGGTTGCTGCGCGCGATCGCAGGGCATCCGCAGGACACTCAAATCATGTACGCGCTGGCGGGTGAGCGTGATCTGCCGGAGCTCGAGCTGCCGTGGCTCGCGGGCTACGAAGCAAGCCGTCCGGTGCGGATTGGCAACGCGGCACACGAACAGTTTCAACTCGATGTTTTCGGCGAGGTGCTCGATTCACTCTACCTCGGACGCAAGGCCGGCCTCGAACCGAACGAGGATGCATGGCGTTTGCAGGCGGAGCTGACTGATTTCGTCGCGTCGGCGTGGCAGCAACCGGATGATGGTATCTGGGAGGTGCGCGGTCCGCGCCAGCATTTCACGCATTCCAAGCTGATGGCATGGGTCGCAGTGGACCGGTCGATCAAAATGATCGAAAGATTTCGTTCGTCAGGCGAAGCATCGAAATGGAAGGGATTGCGCGACCAGATCCGCGATGAGATTTGCGCGCGCGGCTTCGACGCGGAGCGCAACAGCTTCGTGCAGCACTATGGATCGCGCGAACTCGATGCGTCGCTCCTCATGATCCCGATGGTCGGATTCCTGCCGGCTTCAGATCCGCGTGTGGCGGGAACCGTGAAGGCGATTCAAGAGGAGCTCGTCTACGACGGTCTCGTCATGCGCTACTCCAGTGAGAAAGGAATCGATGGTTTGCCCGCCGGCGAAGGCGCTTTTCTGGCGTGCAGTTTTTGGCTCGCAGATAACCTGGCGCTTGCGCATCGCGGGTCGGAGGCACGCGCGATGTTCGAGCGCTTGCTCGATTTGCGCAATGACGTTGGATTGCTGGCCGAGCAATACGATCCGGTCGACAAGCGCCAACTTGGAAATTTTCCGCAGGCCTTCACTCATGTCGCGCTGGTCAACACCGCACACAATCTTGGACTGAGCGACGGCCCGGCTAAAGACCGGGCCAACTGCTGA
- a CDS encoding trehalose-6-phosphate synthase, with protein sequence MSELRTDEEQFESTRAPSATNGGRLLVMSNRAPIRLINEGGRERIEATVGGVGSTFLKLLETYGGMWIAWSGGQKTPGRLLMPPANPRFAMVFPRLSERDISNYYYGMCNRALWPLMHYMTLNCSFDGAQWSSYCHVNRLFAKIAEAEASNYDFVWVQDFHLALVPSLLRERNPSLPVGLFWHVPWPPEQVFRVFPWRSQLLVGMLGSGLIGFHTPTYVKHFLDCCEKILKFDVDRNAGVIHHDSGITRVGSFPLGIPNDYFHELASSAAVKSRARRIRKALRTPIVVLGVDRLDYTKGIAERLLGFERFLELNPTYRKRVTLVLVAVPSRTKVAEYAALKKQIDELVGRVVGRFSSDGWVPIRYLYTQFPAEELAAYYQASDIALITPLRDGMNLVAKEFVAAQTDDTKVLILSEFAGAAQELTSALLVNPYDIDQIAEGIRAAVEMTSEERRARFRVMLANINQNNLTAWSNLFLSTLLKEDGVESALPLSRN encoded by the coding sequence ATGAGTGAACTGAGAACCGACGAAGAGCAGTTCGAAAGTACGCGAGCGCCTTCCGCCACAAACGGAGGGCGCTTGCTTGTGATGTCGAATCGGGCGCCGATACGCCTTATAAATGAAGGCGGCCGCGAACGAATCGAAGCAACCGTGGGCGGTGTCGGTTCGACATTCCTGAAACTGCTCGAGACCTACGGCGGGATGTGGATCGCCTGGTCGGGAGGACAAAAGACTCCCGGACGGCTGTTGATGCCGCCCGCAAATCCGCGATTTGCGATGGTCTTCCCGCGGCTGAGCGAGCGCGACATTTCAAATTACTACTATGGAATGTGCAATCGCGCGCTCTGGCCGCTTATGCATTACATGACGCTCAATTGCAGTTTCGATGGCGCGCAATGGAGCTCATACTGTCATGTGAATCGACTCTTTGCGAAAATCGCCGAAGCAGAAGCATCAAACTACGACTTCGTGTGGGTGCAGGATTTTCACCTGGCGTTGGTGCCGAGCCTGCTGCGTGAACGCAACCCCTCGCTCCCCGTTGGCCTGTTCTGGCACGTTCCCTGGCCCCCTGAACAGGTTTTTCGGGTTTTTCCCTGGCGCTCTCAACTGCTCGTGGGAATGCTTGGCAGCGGACTAATCGGCTTTCATACGCCGACCTATGTAAAGCATTTTCTCGACTGCTGCGAGAAAATATTGAAATTCGACGTGGACCGTAATGCCGGAGTGATCCACCACGATTCGGGGATCACTCGCGTTGGTTCATTTCCATTGGGTATTCCAAATGACTACTTTCATGAGCTCGCCAGTTCCGCTGCTGTGAAATCGCGTGCACGGCGTATCCGTAAAGCTCTGCGAACTCCGATCGTCGTTCTCGGAGTTGATCGGCTCGACTATACCAAGGGTATCGCAGAGCGGCTGCTGGGTTTCGAGCGCTTTCTTGAACTCAATCCTACGTATCGAAAGCGAGTAACTCTTGTACTTGTGGCGGTGCCATCGCGAACGAAGGTCGCCGAATACGCCGCCCTTAAAAAACAGATCGATGAGCTGGTCGGACGTGTCGTGGGACGTTTTTCGTCGGATGGCTGGGTACCTATCCGCTACCTGTACACGCAATTTCCCGCCGAAGAACTCGCTGCTTACTATCAGGCGTCCGATATTGCTCTGATCACGCCGCTTCGAGACGGCATGAACCTCGTGGCGAAGGAATTCGTGGCTGCTCAGACGGACGATACGAAAGTGCTGATACTCAGTGAGTTTGCCGGCGCGGCTCAAGAGTTGACCTCGGCGCTGCTGGTCAATCCGTATGACATCGACCAGATTGCGGAAGGTATTCGTGCGGCAGTCGAAATGACTAGCGAAGAAAGGCGCGCGCGCTTCCGCGTAATGCTCGCGAACATAAATCAAAACAATCTAACCGCATGGTCGAACTTGTTTCTCTCCACGCTCCTGAAGGAAGATGGTGTTGAAAGCGCGCTCCCGCTCTCGCGTAATTGA
- a CDS encoding DUF5752 family protein: MAQGERSAEKAPAKDAGVFKFCSRLNLTLLTGRRARDLAQMVENLRTVPGSVIYHHTHHYLEQHQHLSPEPPNDFAYWTTNVLLEQRLGEELAAIDVLRFSTIHDLRDALVETIQRFLDSADNVRVAPPGQEFHFMRSVSFVLPTDVRASNLKEFGEALKHVSLGSIAYHMFDARLRLDLADNDFSRWLETTLGERELAEALRNVDPYTHTEEGLRQRMIALVNRRLEQRDGRSA; encoded by the coding sequence ATGGCACAAGGTGAACGATCAGCTGAAAAAGCTCCCGCGAAGGACGCCGGCGTTTTCAAATTCTGCTCGCGGCTGAATCTGACCCTGCTTACCGGCAGACGCGCGCGCGACCTCGCCCAGATGGTCGAAAATCTGCGCACCGTCCCCGGCTCGGTGATCTATCATCACACCCATCACTACCTCGAACAGCATCAGCATCTGTCGCCCGAGCCGCCCAACGATTTCGCCTACTGGACGACGAACGTGTTGCTCGAACAGCGGCTCGGCGAAGAGCTTGCGGCGATCGATGTGCTGCGATTTTCGACGATTCACGATCTGCGCGACGCCCTGGTTGAAACCATCCAGCGCTTTCTCGACAGCGCCGACAACGTTCGCGTCGCTCCCCCGGGCCAGGAATTTCATTTCATGCGCTCGGTCTCCTTCGTCCTGCCGACCGACGTGCGCGCGTCGAACCTCAAGGAGTTTGGTGAGGCGTTGAAGCACGTGTCGCTCGGTTCGATCGCCTACCACATGTTCGACGCGCGGCTGCGTTTGGACTTGGCGGATAATGATTTTTCGCGATGGTTGGAAACCACGCTCGGCGAACGTGAACTGGCCGAGGCATTACGCAACGTCGACCCGTACACGCACACCGAAGAAGGTTTGCGCCAGCGCATGATTGCACTGGTCAACCGCCGCCTGGAGCAGCGCGATGGCAGGAGTGCTTGA
- a CDS encoding acyltransferase, translated as MKQTTVTTQRKPLFRRISNRVLHVLAQSLPGSKSIRPMFHRWRGVKVGRNVFIGDEVYIENEYPEAIEIGDNVEIALRSVILAHLRGPGRIVIKRDAWIGACSLISTVNGRTLTIGEGAVVGAGSIVTSDLPDRAFVKPARAEVIATAAIPLATASSYMSFFRGLRPVRRSLSSPGQNAGTLNSSNKECANE; from the coding sequence GTGAAACAGACGACGGTGACGACTCAGCGGAAACCGCTGTTTCGAAGGATATCGAATCGTGTCCTTCACGTTTTGGCGCAGAGCCTGCCTGGCAGTAAATCCATTCGCCCGATGTTTCATCGCTGGCGAGGGGTAAAAGTCGGCCGCAACGTTTTCATAGGCGATGAAGTATATATCGAAAACGAATATCCGGAAGCGATCGAAATCGGAGACAACGTCGAGATCGCGTTGCGCTCCGTGATCCTTGCTCATCTCCGAGGACCTGGCAGGATCGTAATAAAGAGGGATGCCTGGATCGGCGCATGCTCGCTAATCAGCACCGTCAATGGACGTACGTTGACGATCGGCGAAGGCGCGGTAGTTGGGGCTGGCTCAATAGTCACAAGTGATCTGCCCGACCGAGCATTCGTAAAACCTGCGCGCGCCGAGGTAATAGCGACGGCCGCCATTCCGCTGGCGACGGCTTCCTCATACATGTCGTTTTTCCGCGGGCTGCGGCCTGTCAGACGCTCGTTATCGTCGCCCGGCCAGAACGCAGGAACTCTAAACAGCAGTAACAAGGAGTGTGCTAACGAATGA
- a CDS encoding HAD-IIIC family phosphatase, producing the protein MEVHGVREPFLLLSDFNVQNLGRLLDKDSSIHPTCAPYGQLLQTLLSADRAEWSSNLTGAIVWASPNGISTTYQRIRDFDATDTNSVLHDVDMYAASLSRIPSHVRYIFVPTFSPLQQFDTRRGLLDMDEIFGVARLLMRMNLRLTDGIANDSRIHLFDSSRWLAAGAGKTFDPRLWYLAKTPYSTAVFSEAARDFASALKGLRGRAKKLLILDLDNTIWGGIVGDVGWQQLHLGGHDHKGEAYRDFQIALKALTNRGILLGIASKNEEAIALEAIRSHPEMILRPDDFAGWRINWDDKAENIAALAAELHLGLEAVVFVDDNPVERDRIRSTLPEVYVPDWPENPLLYPSALRALDCFDAPAVSAEDRNRAKMYGSERERRQTRDVSLSLDDWLSSLDLTIVAEELNQSNLQRTAQLLNKTNQMNLRTRRLSASELSLWAEDPEHLTLVFRVSDRFGDYGLVGIGSLAFDRVNRRCELADFVLSCRVMGRKVEQAMLCALAERARAAGSSILSAEFIPTSRNSPGLTFLKASGMMEDPGGRVYSLELNKPQSYPQCISLRWQCVQKDSSTPDRNSSILTFSAKQHAPETSNEG; encoded by the coding sequence GTGGAAGTTCACGGAGTGCGAGAACCTTTTCTTCTATTGTCGGATTTCAATGTCCAGAATCTGGGTCGTTTACTGGACAAGGATTCATCGATTCATCCAACTTGCGCACCGTACGGACAGTTACTGCAAACCTTGCTCTCGGCTGATCGCGCCGAATGGTCTTCGAACTTGACGGGTGCAATCGTTTGGGCGTCGCCGAATGGAATTTCGACTACCTACCAACGCATTCGCGATTTCGACGCAACAGATACTAACTCTGTTTTGCACGATGTCGATATGTACGCGGCTTCGTTATCGCGGATTCCTTCACACGTGCGGTATATATTCGTTCCGACTTTTTCGCCCCTTCAGCAATTCGACACCCGTCGCGGATTGCTTGACATGGATGAGATATTCGGCGTGGCCAGACTGCTCATGCGAATGAATCTGCGTCTCACAGACGGTATCGCCAATGACTCACGCATTCATCTATTCGATTCCTCGCGCTGGCTGGCGGCCGGTGCCGGCAAGACCTTCGATCCCCGGCTGTGGTACTTGGCAAAGACGCCATATTCGACGGCGGTATTCAGTGAAGCAGCACGTGACTTCGCGAGCGCCTTGAAAGGCCTGCGCGGACGAGCGAAGAAGCTTCTGATTCTTGACCTCGACAATACTATTTGGGGCGGCATCGTCGGTGATGTCGGTTGGCAGCAACTCCACTTAGGTGGACACGATCACAAGGGCGAAGCCTATCGCGACTTTCAGATCGCTCTGAAGGCTCTGACCAACCGCGGCATTCTGCTTGGTATCGCGAGCAAGAACGAGGAAGCAATCGCCCTGGAGGCGATCCGCTCGCATCCTGAAATGATACTCCGACCGGATGATTTTGCGGGATGGCGTATCAACTGGGATGACAAAGCCGAGAACATAGCCGCGCTCGCCGCAGAGCTGCACCTCGGTCTCGAGGCAGTCGTCTTCGTTGACGACAATCCCGTCGAACGTGACCGAATCCGAAGCACCCTTCCTGAAGTATACGTGCCCGATTGGCCAGAGAATCCATTGCTCTATCCTTCCGCCCTGCGCGCCCTGGACTGTTTCGACGCGCCGGCAGTGAGCGCCGAGGATCGCAATCGAGCCAAGATGTATGGGTCGGAGAGAGAGCGCCGTCAAACTCGCGATGTTAGCCTGTCGCTCGATGATTGGCTCAGTAGTCTCGACTTGACGATCGTTGCTGAAGAGCTCAATCAATCGAATTTGCAGCGGACCGCGCAGCTCTTGAATAAAACGAACCAGATGAACCTCCGGACGCGTCGACTCTCGGCGTCGGAACTTTCACTATGGGCGGAAGATCCGGAGCATCTGACATTGGTCTTTCGCGTATCGGATCGTTTTGGCGACTACGGTCTGGTTGGAATCGGCAGTCTGGCATTCGACCGTGTTAATCGCCGCTGCGAATTGGCGGACTTTGTACTCAGTTGCCGCGTGATGGGCCGCAAAGTCGAACAAGCCATGTTGTGCGCTCTCGCCGAGCGTGCGCGCGCAGCGGGTTCCTCTATCCTTTCCGCGGAATTTATACCGACTTCGCGGAATTCGCCAGGCCTTACGTTCCTCAAAGCCAGTGGCATGATGGAGGACCCTGGTGGCCGAGTATATTCACTCGAATTGAACAAACCGCAGAGCTATCCACAATGCATATCTTTGAGATGGCAGTGTGTTCAGAAGGACTCTTCAACTCCGGATCGTAACTCATCGATCTTGACCTTTTCTGCAAAACAACATGCTCCAGAAACCTCGAACGAAGGATGA
- a CDS encoding sigma-54 dependent transcriptional regulator: protein MPGHSMSTVGTRVLVGSSNSMRQVCSALEILAPCNAPAILTGESGTGKEIAARTIHELSPRRSGPYVAINCATLPETLIESELFGHERGAFTGADSRRLGCFEIARGGTILLDEIAEMRIDAQAKLLRVLEDRRVRRLGGTAEIPLDVRVLAATNRDLRQTIREGKFRGDLFYRLNVFTVEIPPLRHRLEDLPALIAHFMTLFARRDRLSPAKVDDECLSALMAYDWPGNVRQLRNVIQRAMVVATPPVITIRDLPSDVLHRAPRDGDIEVRLGASLGEAERELILRTLNAVQGNKVRASEILGVSLKTLYNRLEKYRGHQNSDDRE, encoded by the coding sequence ATGCCCGGCCACTCTATGTCCACTGTCGGAACAAGGGTATTGGTGGGAAGCTCCAACTCGATGCGCCAGGTCTGTTCCGCATTGGAGATACTGGCTCCGTGCAATGCGCCCGCGATTCTGACTGGCGAAAGCGGTACCGGCAAAGAGATAGCTGCGCGTACGATTCATGAACTCTCGCCACGACGCAGCGGCCCCTACGTCGCCATCAACTGCGCGACGCTCCCTGAGACGCTGATAGAAAGCGAACTCTTTGGTCATGAGCGAGGAGCGTTCACGGGAGCAGATTCTCGACGCCTGGGCTGCTTCGAAATCGCGCGCGGCGGCACCATCCTTCTCGACGAAATCGCTGAAATGCGAATTGACGCTCAAGCGAAATTGCTCCGCGTGTTAGAGGACCGGCGTGTCCGGCGTCTCGGTGGCACCGCCGAGATACCTCTCGACGTGCGGGTTCTGGCAGCGACTAACCGCGACCTTCGTCAGACCATTCGCGAAGGTAAATTTCGTGGGGACCTGTTCTATCGATTGAATGTCTTCACGGTAGAAATCCCGCCCTTGCGGCATCGCCTCGAGGATCTGCCGGCGCTCATCGCCCACTTTATGACCTTGTTTGCTCGACGCGATCGCCTTTCGCCAGCCAAAGTTGACGACGAGTGCCTCAGCGCGTTGATGGCTTACGATTGGCCCGGCAATGTCAGGCAACTTCGCAATGTCATCCAGAGGGCGATGGTTGTTGCAACGCCTCCGGTCATAACTATCCGAGACCTGCCCTCCGACGTCTTGCATCGCGCTCCAAGGGACGGCGACATCGAAGTTCGTCTCGGTGCGTCCCTCGGAGAGGCAGAGCGCGAGTTGATCTTGCGAACCCTTAACGCTGTGCAAGGCAACAAAGTACGCGCATCGGAGATTCTCGGAGTCAGCCTCAAGACCCTCTATAATCGGCTGGAAAAGTATCGCGGTCACCAGAACTCGGACGACCGCGAATAG
- a CDS encoding polysaccharide deacetylase family protein — translation MTSQVQKQTEMPPYPRRPVVRSIKLAVSICVYLITKVWWLFARMFGVKSPGTVVGIFYHQVLAAEVAQFSKQMDILQRTALPVGADKLLDLKPGINAVFVTADDAWKSFADNAVPELVKRKIPCTIFAIAGRLGDSLGEVDDRIVSETELRQLRSSLITIGSHTLTHPRLTTLSNADALVELSESHKRLRNLLDTDVLLFCPPFGAADQRILELCQQAGYRHVYMSTLVSSCDNFVLGRIRADPDDWSLEFRLKLVGAYNWVPWSIQLKAYLISWLNTLRSGARRHSIPLDDHLDNSCTPSEMPDHSMTKLG, via the coding sequence ATGACCTCGCAAGTGCAGAAGCAGACGGAAATGCCACCGTACCCACGGCGTCCCGTCGTTCGATCGATCAAACTCGCCGTTTCGATCTGCGTTTACCTGATTACGAAGGTTTGGTGGCTCTTTGCTCGGATGTTTGGCGTCAAATCGCCAGGCACGGTCGTCGGCATCTTCTATCATCAGGTTCTTGCAGCGGAAGTCGCGCAATTCAGCAAGCAGATGGATATTCTACAGCGGACCGCTCTACCCGTCGGGGCTGACAAGCTCCTCGATCTCAAGCCTGGGATCAACGCCGTCTTCGTCACCGCAGATGATGCTTGGAAAAGCTTCGCGGACAATGCAGTGCCTGAACTCGTGAAACGTAAGATTCCCTGCACGATCTTCGCAATCGCCGGCCGCCTGGGCGACAGTTTAGGTGAAGTTGACGATCGAATCGTATCGGAAACGGAACTCCGACAGCTTCGTTCGAGCCTGATAACCATCGGGTCGCACACGCTGACGCACCCAAGACTCACAACTCTGTCGAATGCCGATGCCTTAGTCGAGCTTTCCGAATCGCACAAAAGACTTCGGAACCTCCTGGATACCGACGTATTGCTCTTTTGTCCTCCCTTTGGCGCCGCCGACCAACGCATCCTCGAACTGTGTCAGCAAGCTGGGTACCGGCACGTATATATGAGCACACTCGTTAGTAGCTGCGACAATTTCGTGCTGGGTAGAATACGCGCCGATCCGGACGATTGGAGCCTCGAATTTCGTCTGAAGCTCGTCGGCGCTTACAATTGGGTCCCTTGGTCGATTCAATTGAAAGCATACCTCATTTCCTGGCTGAACACGCTCAGGAGCGGAGCTCGCCGGCATTCGATTCCGCTCGACGACCACCTCGATAATTCATGCACCCCCAGCGAAATGCCCGACCATTCGATGACCAAATTGGGGTGA
- a CDS encoding glycosyltransferase has product MAGVLEDYVPIVGEGVVAELRLLGERLAGKRVVNVNSTRSGGGVAEILNRLIPLLNEVGLKARWEVISGTEEFFALTKHLHNALHGTPHQFTAADHGIYNNVTAHNLQNLNLDADLMFIHDPQPAGLIRARDDLGGRWLWRCHIDVSAPAPSAWEFIAPLVQRYDLSVFSAPQFARTMDLPQVLIAPSIDPLSDKNRPLSTGEVETILTRLGIRNDKPIVTQVSRFDRLKDPVGVVKAWQIARRRVDCQLILAGGSATDDPEGAEVLREVREAAGSDPDVHILDLPPDANLEINAIQRASAVILQKSLREGFGLTVSEALWKWKPVIAGAVGGIPLQITHRYSGILTHTVEGTAFWIKQLLSAPEYARRLGENGHNHVRNSFLLTRHMRDYLLAFIYANDNKEDDIVFL; this is encoded by the coding sequence ATGGCAGGAGTGCTTGAAGACTACGTTCCGATCGTCGGCGAGGGCGTCGTCGCGGAGCTGCGTCTGCTGGGCGAACGGCTCGCCGGCAAGCGTGTGGTCAACGTCAATTCGACGCGCAGCGGCGGCGGCGTCGCCGAGATTCTCAACCGCCTGATTCCACTCCTGAACGAAGTCGGCCTCAAGGCGCGCTGGGAAGTCATCAGCGGCACCGAGGAATTTTTCGCCCTGACCAAGCATCTGCACAACGCGCTGCACGGCACACCGCACCAGTTCACCGCTGCCGACCATGGGATTTACAACAACGTCACCGCGCATAATTTACAGAATCTCAACCTCGATGCGGATTTGATGTTCATCCACGATCCGCAGCCGGCCGGACTGATTCGCGCGCGCGACGATCTGGGCGGGCGCTGGCTGTGGCGATGCCATATCGACGTCTCGGCACCGGCGCCGAGCGCCTGGGAATTTATCGCGCCTCTCGTTCAGCGCTACGACTTGAGCGTTTTTTCCGCCCCGCAGTTCGCACGCACGATGGATCTGCCGCAGGTGCTGATCGCGCCGTCGATCGATCCGTTGTCGGACAAGAATCGCCCTCTCAGCACGGGCGAAGTCGAAACGATCCTGACGCGGCTCGGGATTCGCAACGATAAGCCAATCGTGACGCAGGTTTCGCGCTTCGACCGGCTGAAGGATCCCGTGGGAGTCGTGAAGGCATGGCAGATTGCGCGGCGCCGCGTTGACTGTCAGTTGATCCTGGCCGGCGGCTCGGCAACCGACGATCCCGAGGGCGCCGAAGTTCTGCGCGAGGTCCGCGAAGCGGCGGGCAGCGACCCTGACGTGCATATCCTCGATCTGCCCCCCGATGCGAACCTCGAGATCAACGCCATCCAGCGCGCATCGGCGGTCATCCTGCAGAAGTCGCTCAGGGAAGGCTTCGGCCTGACCGTCTCCGAAGCGCTTTGGAAATGGAAGCCGGTGATCGCCGGCGCGGTCGGCGGAATCCCGCTGCAGATCACGCATCGCTACTCCGGAATCCTCACCCACACGGTCGAAGGCACGGCGTTCTGGATTAAGCAGCTATTGTCGGCGCCTGAATATGCGCGGCGTCTCGGCGAGAACGGGCACAATCATGTGCGCAACAGCTTCCTGCTGACACGGCACATGCGCGACTACCTGCTCGCGTTCATCTACGCAAATGACAACAAGGAAGACGACATCGTCTTCTTGTGA